A genomic stretch from Chitinophaga agri includes:
- a CDS encoding OmpH family outer membrane protein yields the protein MLKKSTIVLASCALLSFVSATGFAQKMAYINMQQLVTSMPEAKRAFDTLQVYQNEMEKDGRELITDFQTQVAKYQEMEATLKPDLKELKLKQLEEAKANIEQYRARMEQRLAEKEQALTLPIITKAKKIVADLAAEKGFVCVLDNSKDIIITATCEDLMPAAKQKLGIK from the coding sequence ATGTTAAAGAAATCTACTATTGTGCTGGCATCATGTGCCTTATTGTCGTTTGTGTCTGCGACGGGATTTGCTCAGAAGATGGCTTATATCAATATGCAACAACTGGTGACCAGTATGCCGGAAGCCAAACGTGCATTTGATACATTGCAGGTATATCAGAATGAAATGGAAAAAGACGGCAGGGAATTAATCACAGATTTTCAGACCCAGGTGGCAAAGTACCAGGAGATGGAGGCAACGCTCAAGCCGGATTTAAAAGAACTGAAACTAAAGCAACTGGAGGAAGCGAAAGCGAATATTGAACAGTACCGGGCACGCATGGAACAACGACTGGCTGAAAAAGAACAGGCATTAACGCTGCCTATCATTACAAAAGCGAAGAAAATAGTCGCCGATCTGGCAGCTGAAAAAGGTTTTGTATGTGTACTGGACAATTCTAAAGATATTATTATAACGGCTACCTGTGAGGATCTGATGCCCGCAGCAAAACAGAAACTCGGTATTAAGTAG
- a CDS encoding TonB-dependent receptor: MKPIFASITLLLLLCCLTHKQLFAQTTQASIAGVVADETKQLIPGASVLVRNESTGFSSRTITNSKGEFSLKELPLGGPYTVTISFVGYSEQKLTGYSLNQGDVIRINVAMRSAAVGMKEITVSGNALKNKTENFGAATTVTARDIARLPVNGRNFSSLIDLSPLSNGSNLAGQLGSSTNITIDGTSAKNPTSSSGTNTRIGGPYALSMEAIREFKVVTNQYDVTFGRSGGGTISTVTKSGTNTFSGSAFLFYRADQLSSNYDIRGAKRVNDFSTKQFGFTLSGPIIKDKAHFFVAWDRQADARPLQLADIQSPADEKRLNVTQSTLDNFLTIARGKYGVSNDRQFGSFDKKRSTDAIFGRIDIQLSEKSLLTLRDNFISDRAPLGRDDNSAINLYEVYADAKAINNSILATLRTVLNPRLTNELKVQHLYTFEESSPGSQLPAQNIPRAIVERVQSKINDNDVFTTIQLGGQRYSPEHFYNHVAQIVDNVYFNTNKANYTFGADIMYSHMNSLYGSEMNGRFYFTGLDNFNNMKPYRYAREVALADDPSVKQNIIASALYAQMQTKLFPGFEMIAGIRADYTTYLNKPNFNPVVYSELGLRTDRSLNTFQIQPRVQFNWDINEKHTDYLRFGAAIFGSDINNYAMINNMLFDGTKVLTVDLQGENVPAPNFVEYRKNPKSAPGKELFEQLGLDRQGTINMNGKDARIPVVYKANVSYNHFFNERFKMGITAFMTLARNNYMYVDRNMSDQPLFRLANEGNRGVFVPANSIDTTNGATNWMKGRKSDKVGRVLELNSEGKVNQFAFVIDATYRYFRDGEISFSYTWNDTKDNTSYNGDVANTATLSLMVKDDPRDLRTMSYSDNQFRHKVVFYGTLPSFWGFNVGIRYSGIGGSRYSLAVGGNVNGDFVNSNDLAFVFDPKDPTVAEKVRKGVQQILDNPQAAESVKDYIRKSTGKIAERNGGVNGFYGIWDMRIANKIRIHKSQFIELSADFFNVANMIKKDWGTIKTLGKQNIYSLADFDPDARAYKYNVNVNSGVITPSGNPWQIQFGIRYGF, encoded by the coding sequence ATGAAACCTATATTTGCCAGCATTACATTGTTGCTACTACTGTGCTGTTTAACTCACAAACAGCTGTTCGCCCAGACCACGCAGGCGTCCATCGCCGGCGTCGTTGCAGATGAAACAAAACAGTTGATTCCCGGCGCTTCTGTGCTTGTCCGGAATGAATCTACTGGTTTTAGTAGCCGGACCATTACAAACTCAAAGGGCGAGTTCTCCTTAAAGGAATTGCCGCTCGGTGGACCATACACCGTGACTATCTCTTTCGTCGGCTACAGTGAGCAGAAACTGACCGGTTATTCCCTTAACCAGGGAGACGTTATCAGGATCAATGTAGCCATGAGATCAGCGGCTGTAGGCATGAAGGAAATCACAGTTTCCGGTAATGCACTGAAGAACAAAACTGAGAACTTCGGTGCCGCTACCACAGTAACTGCACGTGATATTGCCCGCCTGCCTGTGAACGGTCGCAACTTCTCGTCTCTCATTGATCTCTCTCCTTTAAGTAATGGCAGTAACCTGGCTGGCCAGCTGGGCTCTTCTACCAATATTACGATAGATGGTACCAGTGCCAAGAACCCGACTTCGAGCAGTGGCACGAATACCCGTATCGGCGGACCGTACGCGTTGTCGATGGAAGCGATCAGGGAGTTCAAGGTGGTGACCAACCAGTACGACGTAACGTTCGGCCGTAGTGGTGGCGGTACCATTAGTACGGTAACCAAGTCAGGTACCAATACTTTTTCCGGCAGCGCATTCCTGTTTTACAGAGCCGATCAGCTCTCTTCTAACTATGACATCCGTGGTGCAAAGCGTGTGAATGATTTTTCTACCAAACAGTTTGGTTTCACCTTATCGGGACCAATCATAAAAGATAAAGCGCACTTCTTCGTAGCATGGGACCGTCAGGCGGACGCCCGTCCGTTACAACTGGCAGATATCCAGTCTCCCGCAGATGAGAAACGGCTGAACGTTACACAGTCTACCCTGGATAATTTTCTCACCATCGCCCGGGGTAAATACGGTGTATCCAATGACAGACAGTTCGGCTCTTTCGACAAGAAAAGAAGCACCGACGCGATCTTTGGCCGTATTGATATTCAGCTGAGCGAAAAGAGCCTCCTGACCCTGCGTGATAACTTTATCAGTGACCGTGCACCACTGGGTCGTGATGATAATAGTGCGATCAACCTGTATGAGGTATATGCGGATGCAAAGGCGATCAACAACAGTATCCTCGCTACACTTCGTACGGTGCTCAATCCGAGGCTCACGAACGAACTGAAGGTACAGCACCTGTATACATTCGAAGAGAGTTCTCCGGGTAGCCAGCTGCCGGCGCAGAATATTCCGCGTGCCATTGTGGAACGTGTACAGTCTAAGATCAACGATAATGATGTCTTCACGACTATACAGCTGGGCGGACAACGTTATTCTCCTGAGCATTTCTACAACCACGTCGCACAGATCGTCGATAACGTATATTTTAATACCAATAAGGCGAACTACACCTTCGGTGCTGACATCATGTACAGTCACATGAACTCTCTGTATGGTAGTGAAATGAACGGCCGTTTCTATTTCACCGGTCTGGATAATTTCAACAACATGAAGCCGTACCGGTATGCACGTGAAGTAGCCCTGGCAGATGACCCGAGCGTAAAGCAAAACATCATTGCGAGCGCCCTGTATGCGCAGATGCAGACCAAACTCTTTCCTGGTTTTGAAATGATCGCCGGCATCCGTGCGGACTACACTACTTACCTGAATAAGCCGAATTTCAATCCGGTAGTATACAGTGAACTGGGACTACGTACAGACCGTTCATTGAACACTTTCCAGATCCAGCCGCGCGTTCAGTTCAACTGGGATATCAATGAGAAACATACCGATTACCTGCGTTTCGGTGCAGCAATCTTTGGCTCTGATATCAACAACTATGCGATGATCAATAACATGTTGTTTGACGGTACAAAGGTACTGACGGTTGATCTGCAGGGTGAGAATGTACCTGCACCGAACTTCGTCGAGTACCGTAAGAACCCTAAGTCTGCACCGGGTAAAGAGCTGTTTGAGCAGCTGGGCCTGGACCGTCAGGGTACGATCAACATGAATGGTAAAGACGCCCGTATACCGGTAGTATACAAGGCGAATGTTTCCTATAACCACTTCTTCAATGAGCGCTTTAAAATGGGTATCACCGCGTTCATGACACTTGCCCGTAACAATTACATGTATGTAGACCGCAATATGTCGGATCAACCTTTATTCCGTCTGGCAAATGAAGGCAACCGCGGTGTATTTGTTCCTGCAAATAGTATTGACACCACCAATGGTGCTACTAACTGGATGAAGGGTCGTAAGAGTGATAAAGTAGGCCGTGTACTGGAGCTAAACAGTGAAGGAAAGGTGAACCAGTTTGCGTTTGTGATAGACGCTACCTACCGTTATTTCAGAGATGGGGAAATATCTTTCAGCTATACCTGGAACGATACCAAAGACAACACATCCTATAACGGCGACGTAGCCAATACGGCCACGCTGTCACTGATGGTGAAAGACGATCCGCGTGACCTGCGTACGATGTCTTATTCCGATAACCAGTTCCGTCATAAAGTGGTCTTCTATGGTACACTGCCTTCCTTCTGGGGCTTCAACGTCGGTATCCGTTATTCCGGTATTGGTGGTAGCCGTTATTCGCTGGCAGTGGGTGGTAACGTGAACGGTGACTTCGTTAACTCTAACGACCTGGCTTTTGTATTTGATCCGAAAGACCCTACTGTAGCAGAGAAAGTACGTAAGGGGGTCCAGCAGATCCTGGACAATCCGCAGGCAGCAGAGAGTGTGAAAGATTATATCAGAAAAAGTACCGGTAAGATCGCTGAAAGGAACGGCGGTGTAAATGGCTTCTATGGTATCTGGGATATGAGGATCGCGAATAAGATCAGGATCCATAAATCACAGTTCATAGAGCTGTCGGCCGATTTCTTTAACGTCGCCAATATGATCAAAAAAGACTGGGGTACGATTAAGACACTGGGTAAACAGAATATTTATTCGCTGGCCGATTTCGATCCCGATGCACGCGCGTATAAGTATAACGTGAATGTGAACTCCGGGGTGATCACGCCATCAGGTAATCCATGGCAGATCCAGTTTGGTATCAGATACGGATTCTGA
- a CDS encoding membrane or secreted protein, giving the protein MKTIIRSLFLVLLTISAIAPAYAQSPVIGAWKAFSGNNTSIMLITNGYFTITSYDASGFKATLGGTWEGTSDNGGTTHIEFNSADSSQVGTNPDATVNFEGDDLTLTLGNEKMTWTRIDDGNSPMTGVWQITGRENNGTMNVMQPGYRKTIKVLTGTKFQWIAMNTKTGQFFGTGGGSYTFENGVYTEKIEWFSRDNSRVGATLTFKGAVTGDKWDHSGKSSTGDPIHEEWTRR; this is encoded by the coding sequence ATGAAAACGATCATCCGCTCTTTGTTCCTAGTCCTGCTGACCATTTCAGCAATCGCACCTGCCTATGCGCAATCACCTGTTATTGGCGCCTGGAAAGCCTTCTCGGGTAATAATACTTCCATTATGCTGATCACCAATGGTTATTTTACCATCACTTCCTATGATGCGTCCGGTTTTAAAGCTACCCTGGGTGGTACCTGGGAAGGGACGAGTGACAATGGCGGTACCACGCACATTGAATTCAATTCCGCTGATTCTTCTCAGGTAGGCACTAACCCCGATGCCACCGTTAACTTCGAAGGGGATGATCTCACGCTGACTTTAGGCAATGAGAAGATGACGTGGACAAGAATAGATGACGGTAACAGTCCGATGACAGGCGTATGGCAGATCACCGGAAGGGAGAATAATGGTACAATGAATGTCATGCAGCCCGGCTACAGAAAAACCATCAAGGTCCTCACCGGTACCAAATTCCAGTGGATCGCGATGAATACGAAGACGGGCCAGTTCTTTGGAACAGGTGGCGGCTCTTATACATTTGAGAACGGCGTATATACAGAAAAGATAGAATGGTTCTCAAGAGACAACAGCAGGGTAGGTGCTACCTTAACATTTAAAGGTGCTGTTACCGGCGATAAATGGGATCATAGCGGCAAGAGTTCCACAGGTGATCCTATCCATGAGGAATGGACACGCAGATGA
- a CDS encoding suppressor of fused domain protein produces MTDQSTANNPAARYLAHLDNLFQTEPEFYSENSSEDGLPAVTAIVYRDIPEKGYITAFTYGLSLASHPDWKLGRPELCVCVASANDSWAHVGAYIAGKLRGDCPFLYGQTINFGTPISEDSGMDAFLVFAPSILDREDYTDIEIGADYKINIAGLYPIYAEEIEAYEKMGLKEFWHHADFDNYSVNRNKVTL; encoded by the coding sequence ATGACAGACCAATCAACAGCCAACAATCCGGCGGCACGGTACCTTGCACACCTGGATAATCTATTCCAGACTGAACCTGAATTTTATAGTGAAAACAGTTCGGAAGACGGACTTCCTGCTGTCACTGCGATCGTATACCGGGACATTCCTGAAAAAGGATACATCACTGCATTTACTTACGGGTTGTCACTGGCATCACATCCTGACTGGAAACTGGGCCGTCCGGAATTGTGTGTATGTGTGGCTTCGGCTAATGATTCCTGGGCGCATGTCGGCGCTTATATTGCCGGCAAACTGCGGGGAGATTGTCCATTCCTGTATGGACAAACGATTAACTTCGGTACGCCGATCAGCGAAGATTCCGGCATGGACGCGTTCCTTGTGTTTGCGCCAAGTATACTGGACAGGGAAGATTATACGGACATAGAAATAGGTGCTGATTATAAGATCAACATTGCAGGATTATATCCGATCTATGCAGAAGAGATCGAAGCATATGAAAAGATGGGACTGAAAGAGTTCTGGCATCATGCGGATTTTGATAACTACAGTGTTAACAGAAATAAAGTAACCTTATAA
- a CDS encoding SEL1-like repeat protein gives MSHRMYLYNLDYTPVTTTAADAGTLPLAVYGTGNEHVQLMMEWKYELPLFFHPLFAGPTTIAPNVYNPEDGGVYAPLWPGAKAFHDLYAFIETHQHALIKDIAAFQQAKKKIFNYFRRKITHATFYLDAWDVFNMSGDPHAEQAEALLAYIQSNNNAIVAAIEADDPALLDKAPYFSEGGSYYKTFRELLNAPLYNYGWEVLSSVLNGDEEALVIFEEGSLKGLKDPDGAIVIPAIYTDIYAFPYGADLAVVTRNGKAGYIDRSGTEILPCLFDDAFDFEHDRAAVVSNGKFGIINTSGTFIISAIYEDGHILSDTYVAVQQNGQWGIIDMEGNEQLPFQDVQEITAVDDSRFTYYAITTHNGELLYYTHQFKQLTTEPVTAINCFGQYYIVTKDDHSALFDEQANMLLDYGYRQIYPEYLLNALIVESAAGKGLYAPDTGWILPCEYEQIAALRDVNSGADSALYAVVKQNKKAGLFGVSPKNQWILPVAYQDFKWLKPGILAYKENKLWGLVNGEGEILGKASYTSINSKLGYLPYGIALGFQTEGVKVIREDGTTRQLTSTEAFKESDPFTRDWYSKKEIQRLDKVAELAQKALQLNEEGQDHNDAGNYEKAIALFQQAAELGYIGGYTNIGHIYEVVPAYADADKSFAYYTRAAEMDEPYAMSNLALCYAYGRGTPVNVPAALHWFQKAADAGHVDAFAFLGDMYYKPEFNMIDIDKALPWYTKATAYGDDQSHVIGHIYETKNDYEQAVYHYQTAVANGTTFAKWRMACLYMDGLGVKVDLAKALTLLYEAIDDWPQAHVDLAMVYLTETCYDAAKARMHLDAAKDAGVYYAEEYREKFRFLWDGIR, from the coding sequence ATGTCACATAGGATGTATTTGTATAACCTGGATTATACACCAGTTACTACCACGGCAGCTGATGCAGGAACACTGCCGCTGGCGGTATACGGCACGGGCAACGAGCATGTACAACTGATGATGGAGTGGAAATATGAGCTACCGCTATTCTTTCATCCGCTTTTTGCCGGCCCCACCACCATCGCCCCTAACGTTTATAATCCTGAAGATGGTGGAGTTTATGCCCCCCTCTGGCCTGGTGCCAAAGCCTTTCACGACCTGTATGCGTTCATCGAAACGCACCAGCATGCCCTGATAAAGGATATTGCCGCGTTCCAGCAGGCAAAGAAAAAGATCTTTAACTACTTTAGAAGAAAGATCACCCATGCGACTTTCTACCTGGATGCCTGGGATGTATTCAATATGTCCGGCGACCCACACGCAGAGCAGGCTGAAGCCCTGCTGGCATACATTCAGTCAAATAACAACGCTATTGTTGCGGCTATCGAAGCAGATGATCCTGCCTTACTCGATAAGGCGCCTTACTTCTCAGAAGGCGGCAGCTATTATAAAACCTTCCGGGAGCTACTGAACGCCCCTCTTTACAATTATGGATGGGAGGTACTTTCATCCGTTTTGAATGGTGACGAAGAGGCGCTGGTAATATTCGAAGAAGGAAGTTTGAAAGGATTAAAAGATCCGGATGGCGCCATCGTGATACCTGCTATTTATACCGACATATATGCTTTTCCGTATGGTGCAGACCTCGCTGTAGTTACAAGAAACGGAAAAGCAGGTTATATCGACAGATCAGGAACAGAAATACTCCCCTGTCTATTTGATGATGCCTTTGATTTTGAGCATGACCGGGCGGCAGTTGTCAGCAATGGAAAATTCGGCATTATCAACACCAGCGGTACATTCATCATATCGGCTATCTATGAGGACGGACATATCCTCTCCGATACCTATGTGGCCGTGCAGCAAAACGGACAATGGGGGATTATCGACATGGAAGGTAATGAACAGCTTCCATTCCAGGATGTACAGGAGATCACAGCGGTCGATGATAGCCGGTTCACGTATTACGCCATCACCACGCATAACGGTGAACTACTTTATTACACTCATCAGTTCAAACAGCTGACAACGGAGCCCGTTACTGCTATTAACTGCTTCGGGCAGTATTATATCGTCACTAAAGACGATCATAGCGCGCTGTTTGACGAGCAGGCCAATATGCTGCTGGACTACGGTTATCGGCAGATATATCCGGAATACCTGTTAAATGCGCTGATCGTTGAATCGGCGGCTGGAAAAGGCCTGTATGCACCAGATACCGGTTGGATCTTACCTTGTGAGTATGAGCAGATCGCGGCACTGAGAGATGTAAATAGCGGAGCGGATAGCGCGTTATACGCGGTTGTCAAACAAAATAAAAAAGCAGGATTATTTGGGGTGAGCCCGAAAAATCAATGGATACTACCTGTTGCCTATCAGGACTTCAAATGGCTGAAGCCTGGTATCCTAGCCTACAAAGAAAACAAATTATGGGGACTGGTGAATGGTGAGGGAGAGATCCTTGGCAAGGCGTCCTATACCAGTATAAATAGTAAACTGGGATATTTACCCTACGGAATAGCATTGGGGTTCCAGACGGAAGGGGTGAAAGTGATCAGAGAAGATGGCACTACCCGTCAGCTGACGTCAACAGAGGCCTTTAAAGAATCGGATCCCTTTACACGGGACTGGTACTCCAAAAAAGAAATTCAGCGCCTGGACAAGGTAGCTGAACTCGCACAAAAGGCATTACAGTTAAACGAAGAAGGTCAGGACCACAACGACGCCGGGAATTATGAGAAAGCAATCGCTCTTTTCCAGCAGGCAGCTGAATTAGGGTATATAGGAGGATATACCAATATTGGGCATATCTATGAAGTTGTACCAGCTTATGCAGATGCAGACAAGTCATTCGCTTATTATACCCGGGCAGCTGAGATGGATGAGCCTTATGCCATGTCTAATCTGGCGTTGTGCTATGCTTATGGCCGAGGCACACCTGTAAATGTACCGGCGGCGCTTCACTGGTTTCAGAAAGCTGCAGATGCAGGGCATGTTGATGCCTTCGCTTTCCTGGGCGACATGTACTATAAACCGGAATTTAACATGATAGACATTGACAAGGCACTCCCATGGTATACCAAAGCGACTGCATACGGAGATGACCAGTCCCATGTCATCGGCCATATCTACGAAACCAAGAACGACTATGAACAGGCCGTTTATCATTATCAGACGGCTGTCGCAAATGGCACGACATTCGCAAAATGGCGGATGGCCTGCCTGTATATGGACGGTTTGGGCGTAAAGGTCGATCTGGCGAAGGCACTGACCCTGTTGTATGAAGCCATTGATGATTGGCCACAGGCACATGTCGACCTGGCGATGGTATACCTGACGGAAACCTGCTATGATGCAGCGAAGGCACGCATGCATCTGGATGCGGCTAAAGATGCGGGGGTATACTATGCAGAGGAGTACCGGGAGAAATTCCGGTTCCTGTGGGATGGAATACGTTAG
- a CDS encoding DUF6493 family protein — MNIMTIQEQLSHIVSTTASNKIIPFLKSLSPDERKAMVPELKRLSKFYSETITDDENTFRSRGTEEHWATLAPAFFVCYDRKAFEKTWLGGNYILREDVIYTLLAFYTPDWFSDYINGLANRDYIPISYSFLMELADKGYVQPGPEIIARTIPYANTVTKKAGRIFSLAPLEERPVTLDEHIWYLFSYENPINSAKWTGNPAHKHLSWMEVFKRYADAGRLSRERLLKESLAASARNFNKLLSGWFVDLFNYLQPTDEEISGMQPELIAALSSPQSKAQSNALSGLRKLIKQPTFDIPAFLQYVPGLLSSSTKAVQTATLGILQKLARADKHQRTAICLAITNTFISTDNATQTKAAELIVAYGDRASSVLSDAIIAVEGSLLAGPKSMLRPWLPEELHIEASLQDLETPADTSLLQQERSIALPESAEELIFLISQAMENKEHYHFEQIISGVLKLHTHITAAHISQMEPAFQRAFKLLSSGMTGNAGLLDDLLAVFLIEYGFVLEDTYPAEAEGFRKLYEKSMPKSREKLIEWSRNKLRVLLAKGWTQSDNLSHSYEVYHQLVLTAIQQLQQQQYLPLLSMPTHVGGWIDPVILVERLLAYQSAEVTPGVMDLQVAIARVVLENTEDALTAIDGLTSEYKNLMRFLLEENAMPAGPFDTQSIWVMAGLRKSPDTIYDAFRAFPYATIHRAYLTGQFGWTTRIETYQAYGSFNQDTREYDRYEDQRSVLRIIFPASPNVKVSERSYGGESIVYNGVHTNLLLPEYMNMGKPALIDHDILRLLSLSPANPDILLTHFINNAMTSSGLDEVPERKATLQLLEALNLIKPVFQEITYLFLATAMLNADATNRFMATEIWVDRVQSDTIDSEKLGEVIGTHEQTEWAPLKRMTDLVTGRMQKISTRHNKALEQLLIACLVKLPVAGIKDLRKLLESFHEVLVMNGANVKENELLTEKLNEWKNSASLKKVTAAILSL; from the coding sequence ATGAACATTATGACTATTCAGGAGCAGTTATCCCATATCGTATCGACTACCGCTTCAAATAAAATTATTCCGTTTCTGAAGTCCCTGTCGCCCGACGAAAGAAAGGCCATGGTACCAGAACTGAAAAGACTATCCAAATTCTACAGTGAAACGATCACTGATGATGAAAACACCTTTCGCTCCCGTGGTACCGAAGAACATTGGGCAACACTGGCACCCGCCTTCTTCGTATGTTACGACAGAAAAGCATTTGAAAAGACATGGCTTGGGGGCAACTATATCCTCCGGGAAGATGTGATTTACACCTTGCTGGCATTTTACACACCCGACTGGTTTAGCGACTATATTAACGGACTGGCCAACAGGGATTACATTCCTATCAGCTATAGCTTCCTGATGGAACTCGCTGATAAAGGCTATGTACAACCCGGGCCGGAGATCATTGCCCGGACAATTCCCTATGCAAACACAGTTACCAAGAAGGCAGGACGCATCTTTTCCCTGGCACCCCTGGAGGAAAGGCCGGTAACGCTGGATGAACATATCTGGTACCTGTTTTCGTATGAAAATCCGATCAATTCAGCTAAATGGACAGGGAATCCTGCTCATAAACACCTCAGCTGGATGGAAGTATTCAAGAGATATGCCGATGCGGGCCGCCTTAGCAGAGAAAGATTACTGAAAGAATCCCTTGCTGCTTCTGCCCGGAATTTTAATAAACTGTTGTCAGGTTGGTTTGTAGACCTTTTCAATTATCTGCAACCTACCGACGAAGAAATCTCAGGCATGCAGCCGGAGCTGATCGCTGCATTGTCCTCCCCGCAAAGTAAGGCCCAGTCCAATGCACTCAGTGGACTCCGTAAACTCATCAAACAACCTACATTCGATATACCTGCATTTCTGCAATACGTGCCGGGATTATTGTCTTCTTCGACAAAAGCAGTGCAGACTGCCACACTGGGCATATTACAGAAACTGGCCAGGGCCGATAAGCACCAGCGAACTGCTATCTGTCTGGCAATTACCAATACATTTATCAGCACGGATAATGCTACTCAGACTAAAGCTGCGGAGCTGATCGTCGCTTATGGCGACAGGGCGTCTTCTGTGCTATCGGACGCTATTATTGCCGTAGAAGGTTCCTTGCTGGCCGGCCCTAAATCTATGCTACGTCCCTGGTTACCGGAAGAGTTGCATATAGAGGCGAGTCTGCAGGACCTGGAAACGCCGGCAGATACTTCCCTGCTACAGCAGGAGAGAAGTATCGCTCTCCCTGAAAGTGCGGAAGAACTGATCTTCCTGATCAGTCAGGCAATGGAAAACAAAGAGCACTACCACTTCGAACAGATCATTTCAGGCGTACTGAAACTCCATACACACATCACCGCCGCACATATATCACAAATGGAGCCTGCTTTCCAGCGGGCATTTAAACTGCTGTCCAGTGGAATGACCGGTAATGCCGGCCTGTTGGACGATCTCCTGGCCGTTTTCCTGATAGAGTACGGATTTGTACTGGAAGATACCTATCCTGCCGAAGCAGAAGGCTTCCGTAAACTGTATGAGAAGAGCATGCCAAAGAGCAGGGAGAAACTGATCGAATGGTCCCGTAATAAGCTACGTGTGTTACTGGCAAAGGGCTGGACACAGTCAGATAACCTATCACACAGTTATGAGGTATATCACCAGCTGGTACTGACGGCTATTCAACAGTTACAACAGCAACAGTATCTGCCGCTTTTATCTATGCCGACCCATGTCGGAGGCTGGATAGATCCTGTAATACTGGTAGAGCGGCTGCTGGCTTACCAGTCAGCAGAAGTAACGCCTGGCGTAATGGATCTTCAGGTAGCTATTGCCAGGGTCGTACTGGAAAATACGGAAGATGCCCTGACCGCAATTGATGGCTTGACGTCCGAATATAAAAACCTCATGCGTTTCCTGCTCGAAGAGAATGCGATGCCGGCCGGGCCATTTGACACCCAGTCTATATGGGTGATGGCCGGCCTTCGAAAGTCGCCTGACACGATATATGACGCCTTCCGTGCCTTCCCGTATGCCACCATTCACCGCGCTTATCTCACAGGACAATTCGGATGGACTACACGGATTGAAACATACCAGGCATATGGCAGCTTTAATCAGGATACCAGAGAATACGACCGCTATGAAGACCAGCGTTCCGTGCTGCGGATCATTTTCCCTGCAAGTCCTAATGTAAAGGTCTCTGAGCGTAGTTATGGAGGTGAAAGTATTGTCTACAATGGGGTTCATACGAATCTGCTTTTACCGGAATACATGAACATGGGTAAACCAGCTCTCATCGACCATGATATACTAAGACTACTCTCCCTGTCACCGGCCAATCCTGATATCCTGCTGACACACTTTATCAATAATGCTATGACCAGCTCCGGACTGGATGAGGTGCCGGAACGAAAAGCGACCCTGCAGCTGCTGGAAGCGCTGAATCTCATAAAACCTGTCTTCCAGGAAATCACTTATCTCTTCCTGGCAACGGCCATGTTAAATGCGGATGCCACCAACCGCTTTATGGCTACGGAAATATGGGTAGACCGGGTCCAGTCTGATACGATCGATAGTGAAAAGCTGGGTGAGGTGATAGGTACCCATGAGCAGACGGAGTGGGCACCGTTGAAAAGAATGACCGACCTTGTAACAGGCCGTATGCAGAAGATCAGTACACGTCATAACAAGGCGCTGGAGCAGTTGTTGATCGCCTGTCTGGTTAAATTGCCTGTAGCGGGTATTAAGGACCTGAGAAAGCTACTTGAATCCTTCCATGAAGTACTGGTGATGAATGGCGCCAATGTAAAAGAGAATGAGTTGCTGACGGAGAAGCTGAATGAATGGAAGAACTCAGCCTCATTGAAGAAAGTGACGGCGGCTATCCTGAGCCTGTAA